In the genome of Caenorhabditis elegans chromosome IV, the window GAGCCCCCGAGCTCATTCACGTCACCACAGTGCACACTTCCCCGAACATAAATCACATGGCTACCATGGACACCGGCTCCCAGGAGGGGCTCCGCATTCGAATCTCGTGACTTTTATAATTATTGtggcatttttttgagaatcgaAATGTTGACTCGTGAGATTTTATAACTCCTGAATTTGTAATAAAGTTGCCTCGAAGACCGCTTATTATATTATTCTGTAAAAATTCTGCTCCTAAAATTTGGTCCTCCGCCTAATTAGCCATTTCCTCGACACCCGCACCTTGGGCATAATCGCATTAGGACCCTCCCGTGTGTTCTGTGCTTTGATATGCGAGTATTTGTGTATGTGTACTCGTACCCCTCGCACCTTATTGCATTTATCAATAGAACGTTTGTATGCAGGGGGACAATAGGATATTACCCGCATGGTCCTGTAAATGGATTTGCAACGTTTGTgctttgatattttgaacatttgggGCATTTGGGGAGTGGCATGAGTTGTTTGgagattttttgtatttgataTTTGCTGTTGTGGCACCCGGAGGCGGCAACCGTGCCTTTAAGCCGTAACGAAGAGTGACTCGAGACCGAAGAAAGAGTATGTATAGTCTGGAAGGAGCGCTGTGGCAGTGCGGATGAATGCGGTGGTCTTGCTCCCGAGGAGACTTGAATATAGAGCTAGTGACAGAACAAATGtataaatatattaatttataTAGTAATTATAAGAATTACAATACAAGAGGGAGAGAGGATAAAGTAGGGGGAAGGCCTGGAAACTCCTTGGTTATTGGAGTTTGTCGGGTTCTCTTTGGTTATCAGAGATTGTCGGGTTCTCCTTGGATATCGGAGCAAGTACATGAATAATAGTGAGGGGCAATTACAAAGGAAAATGGGGGATGCGTCGGGAGAGAAGTGCCACGCACGACCGTTCGGCACGAGCGCAGCATCAAGACTGAAGTGGTGGCGTCCAATAGCTGCGTATCCTGTCGTCGCTTGAGTCCCCGCGCAGCTAATGTCGCTGTGGGGCGCGAGTGTGACTCTTGTGAGAGAGCGTATGAGAGCGAGAGACGCAGAAGAAAGAATGACTTCTGCGGCTCTTTGTCATAGAATCCTCGTCTGAGAGATCTCTGAAGAGATCGTAGGACGAGACATTGTGGAATGGCTCCCCATTCCACAACATTTGCCCAATTGCTTTGTATTCGGTAAGCTTCCAAAATGCCAAGAGCTACAGAGCATGGATGCATCACCAAGATGCCGTGAGTCAAACGAAACTGCCGAAAACTTACTCTAACTAAATTTTGACTTTCGGCATTCTCGGTGATGCACGTGGTGTAAGGCTGTTTcaatacagtttgatctacaaaaaatgcggaaattttttttcataaagatAGTGACGCCATCACGCTCTTAACCACACGAAAttagatgagatgtctgcgtctcacatcccgcatttttcgaagatcaaagcaTAATGGGACATTGTGGCTCCACGTTGTGATGCTCTGAAACTCAAGGTATTTTATCCATGTGCAAAAACTTACAGACTAAGACGCTGCCTAAAAATTAGACCCACTCTTGAACCATCCATTACGGATATACTGATTTCACTCTACCGGAGTTGCTGTTTATGTGCCATACGTCCGGCACTTTTGACGTCACTAGTTGTTGGAAACTaccttttttcgaaatttcaacaaatacTGATATTTGTGAGAGGCTCCTAAATTGTTCGGTGTTTCGGGAACTTACCGTATGCGAACAACGAtgacaaaaattataacaGGAATTGGTAGAGTTCtgaattctgaattttaatgatttttgtttgatgGAACCTTTGCACTACCTAATTACAATGCGAGTGAGCCGTTTAAGTGTCTAGACCACTTGGTGATAATCTCCTTATTGAAGGTGAACCATCACCACAAACTAGAGTGGAGTGTCTTTGACCAGGCATACCTAATGTCAAAATAGGCATTTccagaaatccaaaaattttcggaatttcggAGCCTTATTGGcgaaaaatttcgcaaaatgtCATAAAAGGCATCCTGAGCATTTTCAGAAGcctgtaaaattcaaaacaaaaaatttttaaaaaattgaagctcCGACGCTTTTCAGCAGTTTGGAAACATAACTGTAGTTtttagtcgaattttttattgatctattagactcaaaattgtctgaaaatcccgaatttcataatgaaacttcttgaaattttctcaaaataaagtTACGCCGGccgctcaaaaaatgacctgaaattagttaaaatttgaaatttggccgacttgtcaagcggctggaaactaacttttttgaaattgccggTATACCAAATGATTATCTTGCGGTTTCAACTTGATTTTTAGGTACATTTAGGGTCAATGGATCACCAgaagttaccaaattttaccaaatctGGTGATCCATCGACCTTAAATGTATCTAAATTGAGTTGAAACCACCGCAAAATAATCATCTGttatacccaaaattagatggcaatttcaaaaaatttagtttccagccgcttgacaagccggtcaaaattcaaatatgaaCTAATTTTAGGTTGTTTTTTGAgccaccataacttttttttgagaatttttcaagaagattcattataaaattcggcgttttcagacaatttcgagtcgaataaagcaataaaaaatttgactaaacTACCTTTAAGTTTCCAAACTGCAAAAGCGTCGGAGCTTGAAAACTATATAAACGAATCAAGATTTCCTTTTTTGACGTTTACAATAGTTTCTAAATCGCCTAAATTTTACAGGCTTCTGAAAATGCTCACAGGATGCCTTTTATGGTAtcctgcaaaatttttcgcaTTCAGTGAGGCCCTGAAATGTCGGCATTTgcagcaggggtgtgcggcaaatctcaaaatttgccgagctcggcaaattcggcaaatttgccgtgcttgacaaactcggaaaaatgtgatatttttgatgttgtctggagcaccaaaactactaaaTTCTTAACACACTGCTGGTTTATGAATAAGTTTCGTGTGGTGTGTCTGCTTAAACATCAAAGtcactcaattttgtgtcatttcacctaatttttggcgaaaaaatcaacagttttggtcaaaattgtactctgtcaaatttttgacgtgtgcggcaaattcggcaaattttccggaaTCTGGCAATCTTTCGGgtggttttttcaatttgcccAATGCTCTTTTGAAACGctgtgaattgaaaattccctaTTACAATATAATTACAATACAAATGGTATTACGGgaccatgagatcatgagaatgcctatttATTGGCGCGAAAATATTGGCAGGCCGCGTCAGCGAGAGAGCACATATGGCGAAGAGAGACGCAGGTcccttcgctacgagatatttgccGCCAGAAAAGTAGGCcttctcatgatctcatggtcCCGTAATACCTTATAAGAGTCTAGACCAGGGCTGAGCAGtcgcccaaaaaaatcggcgatcaccaatttccgaaaaatttcggcgatcggcgttcgtctatatttttatattgaaaaaaaaaaccaattttaagAGCTATTTTAACGAgttatttataaaaacaataacaaatgaataaaaatcaacaaaaacaatcaaaactTATAAATTCCAATATTAGCCGAATAGAAAATCATCATCTGAGTCACTGTTTCCTTCAGCATCTTCGTATCCATCCTCTCCTTTCTTTTTTGCATCATGTTAAACAATTATTATGAGTTACGAAAAGCAAATAAAACctttttgtccttttttcGAGACGAAACCACACAGTCGGCATTTCGGACCATCAGAACACAGTTTATCGAAGAATTCCCAAACGATTGAGCaactcatctgaaaattatgtaactaaaaattaaattcttctgaaaattaaaaaaaaaacgagatcaAACGCCAGAAAATTGCTCAGAAATATGCACAGAAATCTGATGGGTGTCAACGAGCGATGGGGCGCACTTGCATcatctcagattttttttttcggtcaaaacacctttccgtttttttgtttggtgaGGAAATGCGacgaaaaaattaacatttactcaaaaaaaaaaattaaaaacaacaaaacaatcgtaaaaaaaacatgagattttaaaaatcgagatgaatttattgaaaaattccatcggcgatcgccgatcgccgattgcCGCTCACCCCTGGTCTAGACCACTTGGTGTGCTAATCTTCTCTCTTTCTCATCAAAGGTGCACCAAACAAGAGTGCAGTCCTGTGCCTGTGTTTTGAACCATCTCCCCTCGTGTGGTATGGTCTGTGTGCATTCACAATATTTATAATCGGACTGATCAAGCGAGATGACGGCGGCGGCGTATATTTCGATTGTTTGTTCACTCACTCACCCCCACGCGCGCCTGCGAGCGCGCGCGGGAAAACTATTAGAAAGAGATTTGAGTGGTGTTGCACTTTCCAAGTTCATGCACCTGTCCCCGCAGGGGTCAATTCTTGTGTGGCTAGTGGTGTCACAAATTGAAGAGAGACGAGCCCCGAGCCGCAAGCACCCAcgtgttttcgattttttttttgagagaaaaaagatagaaaatcCTACActtttcttgctctttttcacACAATATCCGGCTTCCGGAATGAAGTTCTCGGTTTTTTGGAGCCGGGAACTCAAAAGTTGACTCTTTTGACGATTgcagtaaattttttgtcttCGGAAACAGTTTCCGATAATCGGTAGGTTTTGGCAATTGAGCTCGGCAATCGGCTTCAAGTTTTCAAccttttaaagttttttaaaactttttttttggaattgtgtcattttgacttttttcttaGCATTTTTTAgagagatttttttcttttctgaattcttaaaatttctgaaaattcttgttTCTCTCTTCCGCTTCCCTCGTCTAGCCTATGAAAAAGCCTGAGCCTATTTCGTTGCCTAAGCCTATgaataagcctaagcctacgcttAAGCacaagcctacgcctaagtctaagcctacgtaataagcctaagccaaagtcGTTGCCTAAGCATAAGCTTATGCTTAAGCacaagcctaagtctaagcctatgaataagcctaagcctaaacctaagtctAGCCTATGAATAAGCCTAGACAACGCCTATGTCTAAGCCttagccttagcctaagcctatgaaaaagcctaagcctaagcttcaGCCTCGCCAATCGGTTCTTCAGTCAATCTGAGTAATTTTGATATTGAGCCCGAGGTTTTCCATCGGTACTTGTGCTCAGCAATGGGCTCTATAATTAATTTGGCCGTCGGATCTTTAGTCAATACggcaatttttgtattttggcTCGGTAAAGTGCTTCTGGTTTGGCGATAGGCTCCGACCTCTGTGAAGCTTCTTCTTTCCCAAATTTTCGACTCTTTCCACGTGCTCTAGATTTCAGGTTTCCCCTATTTCGCCGACGCTCATAGATCATGTGATCGAAGATTAACAGATTTTATAGTTTTGGGATCAGAAATCTACTCCCAATCTGTCTGCGATTGTTTGGTAGACTTGTAGGacagaaaagttcaaattttagtcagagagttttccggcaaatctagTCTAGGAGGGGGCTTGAAGAGACTTTCTGAAAAGATTTTGGTTCAACACTCAGAAACCAATGTTTCCCTCAACTTCTTAGATTGTCCGACCTTTTGGGATCGGCAACCAGTTAGGATAGTCGAAGCTTTGGAAACTTGAAACTACGGGGTAGGAACTGTTTCTGTGAATATGAATATTTCGGCGattcggcaattcggcaaacaCTGTCTTGAAATTCTCTACAAAGCACTGTTGAACTCTATATTTTCGGTAACTCCGGCAATAACCGTTCTGAGATTCTCGGGGATTCTGTCGAAATTACACTATTGCTGATGCCGgagcaattccggcaagtcaTTCTGCCGGAATTTGTCGTTTCCTGGAGCCTGTGCGGTCCCTCACGTTCTTGGAACTCCGGCAATAAACGTCTTGAGAATCTCGGGAAATCTGCcgaaatttttgccttttgcTGATTCTCGGACACCTAGAGATCTTCTTAATTCGGCGAAAGTTGTGGTTTTCTGAAGCTCAAGAAGCTCAGAGACCTGAAGCTTTGAGGCTTTAGGCTGCCTGTAAGAAGGTCAGTAAGCACCATCTCGAATTCGGCACCTTCGAATCAAAAGTGCAATTTCTCTTTCTCATTTCCGTGACTTTCGTAAAGTTcggtatgtgtgtgtgtgacgGGGGGAAAAAAAAGCCTCGGAGATACTAATTAAAGGTTCTCCCCGtctccacacacacacatacgcAGCTGCTAACCGCCGAAATAGTGTGGATCGCCGTGAAACGCA includes:
- the T04C4.3 gene encoding Eukaryotic translation initiation factor 3 30 kDa subunit (Partially confirmed by transcript evidence), giving the protein MVRNADCVVSSRKKDKKKGEDGYEDAEGNSDSDDDFLFG